The genomic window TTTCTGACTGACTTCTTTTGTTTGGTATCTTGCAGTTTGTCAAAATTGTTGTATATATctaatttgttaattttcattgtTGAATGAATTTCATCGTATGAGTATATCACGACTGATCTATTCTACTGTTGTTGGCTATTTGGGTTAATTATTACGAGTAGAGATAATTCTGCTCTGCATATTCTTGTATGCATTTTTGGTACTATGGGTGTGTATTTTGGTTAGATATAGATTTAGGAATGGAGCTCCTGAGGCATCGCAGGTGCATATATTCACAGCAGTAGATAATGCCAGCAAGTTTGCTAGAGTGCTTGTTGAGGGGGCTGGTCTGCTTTGGTCCCATCCTTATTCCTAGGATTTAGCCCTTTAAGGCTTCATCTCAAATCATGTAGCATTTACCAGGGCCTTGTTTTTTGTCCTCCTACCCTCAAAAGGTTATCAAATGGATCACTCGGCTTCTCAACATTTCAGTGACATCTTTGAGAATCAGTAGGGATTATTATGGGAAAAGGGAGTTGAAACAGCAGGCTAATATGAATGAGCTCTTAGTTCTTGGACTATAATTCATCATTGCCTTATTTTCTCTCTGGTGTTTTCAAacatacatttttttgttttaatatttcatatattctttctAGTTCTCAGTGGAAGGGTTGGTCCAATTACTTAGTTTGTTGTAACTAGAAGTTCCTTTCTTCTACATTTCTTATGTAAAAACAATCATACTACATACTGTTTcctattttgctttgtttattcAGTAGTATATTATGGAAGTATTTTCATATCATCAAATATGTATATGAAAGGAaatgtcttcctctgtctttgtttctgtttctttctcctccttccctctctccttccctccctccctccctcccttcctctctttctcccttcctttctttctctcccttccttccatcttttcttccttctttctttccttttctttttgtattttataaaaagtatttAGCTACTATCATGTGCCAGgtactgaaaataaaacatttgtgtaccataatttttgaaaaatttaaaattttatttgataggtagagggagggaagagagacagatgtggagagctcccatccactggttcaatttcccaaatacctacagTGACTGGGTCTGGgcttggccaaaaccaggagctgggcctccatccaggtttctttccacatgggtggcaggaagtcaagttcttgagctatcaccactgcctcccatggtacacATTGTCAGGAAGCTTAAATCAGgacccaaagccaggacttgaacccagtgactacaatatgggatgtgggtatcccaactaGTGTCATAACATTTATGCCAAACATCTGCCAGGGCCCTAATGCTTTTAATGAACTATTAATGAACTTCCTATTAGTATCTCacacctcctctttttttttttttctttctttccccttgtCTAGTGGGGTCCCCTGAAGCCACTGATGGAAGCCACATTACCTGGGCATCGAACCATGAACCCCTGTCCTGTGTGGGAGCAGAAGAGTGGTCACGTGTACCTATTCTTTATCTGTGTGCAGGGTCATGTCACCGAGCGTGAACAGATTGTGTCAGGCAGGAATGCTGCCCGCCTTTGCTTCATCTGCAGTCAGGATGCTGGATGTTCGTGGAGTGAGGTGAGGGACTTGACTGAGGAGGTCATTGGCTCAGAGGTGAAGCACTGGGCCACATTTGCTGTGGGCCCAGGTCATGGTATCCAGCTACAATCAGGGAGGCTGGTCATCCCTGCATACGCCTACTATATCCCTCATTGGTTCCATTGCTTCCGGCTACCATGCAAAACCAGACCTCATTCCCTGATGATTTACAGTGATGACCTAGGGAGCACATGGCACCATGGCAGTTTCATTAGGCCCATGGTGACAGTGGAGTGTCAAGTGGCAGAGGTAACTAGGAAGGATGGACAAACTGTGCTCTATTGCAGTGCCCGAACACCCAACAGATGCCGGGCAGAGGCTCTGAGCACTGACCATGGTGAATGCTTTCAGAGACAGGTCTTGAGCCCACAACTCTGTGaacccccacatggctgccaagGCAGTGTGGTGAGTTTCAGGTCTCCAGAGATCTCACATAGGAGCCAGATCCCTAGTGGCAAAGGTACTCCCACCATTCAAAAGAGCCCTCTGCTTGACAGTTCACTGAGGCTGAAGGAGGAAGCTGGACAGCTGGCAGAGTCATGGCTGTTGTATTCACACCCTACCAGTAAGAAACGGAGGGTCAACCTAGGCATCTACCTCAACCAGAACCCCTTGGACACTGCCTGCTGGTCCCAACCCTGGATCTTGCACTGTGGACCCTGTGGCTACTCTGATCTGGCTGTTCTGGAGGAGGAGGGCTTGCTTGCATGTTTGTTTGAGTGTGGGATCAAGCGGGAGTGTGAGCAGATTGCTTTCCGCCTGTTTACAGACCGAGAGATCCTGAGCCACATGCAGGGGGATTACACCAGCCCTGATAGGGAACCTGAGTTAATTCAAGACTAATTGGCTTATGCTCCAACTTTCTATGGAAGGGGATGACAGCCACAATGAGAACAACAGAGGTTACTGAAGCCTATAAAGCAAAGAAGTTAATATTCTGctaactttttttcatttctcctctTACAAAGggcaaaatgaaaattttgccATAGCTAGCTACTGCAGTGGAAAGAGCACTGAACTGAGAGTTGGCAGACTTTGATGtagtcctggctctgtcactgGCTTGTTTTAGGACCTTGGAAATGTCAGTCGAACTCTGTGGACCTCAGGTTTCCATCTGTAttggttttgtgattttttttgtcttcccaTCCATCCCTAAAAACATGCTTCAAGTTCTGGATCCATAAAGAATTCAGATCCCAAAGTAGAACACAGAGGACTTACCTTTTCAATTGATTCGCCCCTCACTGAATGTGAGGTTATAAGCAGACGACATGGAAAAAAGGATGATCTGGATGTCTTCCTCCATTTCTCATAAGAAAAGCATCACACCCTCCTAATCATGCTCAAAACTCTATCCTAGAGTAATTAGGTGAAACAGTAGAATCATGAGGTCACCTACCTTCTCTAGCCGTGCAACTCTGCTCAACCTTCTCTTTCTCATCCAGAAAGCAGCATTTCCcaggaagaaaaacaagaagTTCATTATCAGTAGTCCTTAATAATGATGTTTATTGCTTCTGATGTCATTATGATGATCAAAAATGAGCCTGGAGTTTATTTATTAGGATGGTTCCTGAAAGGAAAAGGATATGGGTTAAGACTTTTAAACAGTGGACAAAACTTAGCAGTCTCTACCCTCAAGGAGCCCACAGTTTAAGGgattagaagaagaagaaaattcaaGAAGACAAATGCAGCTTGTGGGATGGTTTGTAGATGTTGGGCTATAAGTTGGGGTGATGGTAGCTCCTGATAGCATTGGCTTAGTTGCATCTTCAGTAAGCCTGGATTCATCAGCCAAGGGGCTTGTGTAGGCTGCTGGGTTTCCCCTGGGTTTCTCTTTCTCAGAATGCTGTTCTGGGCTAGCCACGCCTTTTCCAGCTGAGGAGGTCTTCTCCATTTAAGTAGGTCTCTGGATTCCCAAGCTTCTATATCAATCCTATTTGTTTGAGCCTACTTGTGAAATGGAGAAGCTTCTCTAAGAGTTTTGGGGCTGAACTTAGCTGGTGTTGGGTCTCTCAGATGATACCAGAATTCTCCTATCTTAGATTGTATCCCCCCATAGACTTACTGTGGCATAAATTCTATCACGATTTATTGTTTGTCACATTTTAGGAGGTTAATGCCTTAAATTGGTATCAGTATTTTTGGTGCTGGGTAATGACCATGGTGAGCAAATCTTAGTCATAGAATGCAGCTAAAGGGGCTAGGGTTTGGACTTGCACCAGTCAGGTGAAAGACAGTCCTACAGGGTGAAAAGTAGAGGTTAACTTTCCCTACTTTGGCATATTGTTTAAGTCCATATTTTagagtggctttttaaaaatatttatttatttatttatttatttgaaagagttacagagagaaagaggcagagagagagaggtcttccatctgctggttcactccccaagtggctgcaatggccagagctggaccaatgcaaagccaggagcctgaagcttcttccatgtctcccacatgtgtgcaggggcccaaggacttgggacatcttccactgctttccctggcacattagcaaggagctggattggaagtggagcagctgggacttgaactggtgcccacatgggatgctggcatgacaggcagcagttttacctgctatgccacagcgctagcccttaGAGTGGCTTTTA from Oryctolagus cuniculus chromosome 1, mOryCun1.1, whole genome shotgun sequence includes these protein-coding regions:
- the NEU3 gene encoding sialidase-3, translating into MEEPVAPSSVSRKPEEPGARAEVMEEMTACSFNSPLFQQEDKRGITYRIPALLYVPPAHTFLAFAEKRSTSRDEDALHLVLRRGLRTGHSVQWGPLKPLMEATLPGHRTMNPCPVWEQKSGHVYLFFICVQGHVTEREQIVSGRNAARLCFICSQDAGCSWSEVRDLTEEVIGSEVKHWATFAVGPGHGIQLQSGRLVIPAYAYYIPHWFHCFRLPCKTRPHSLMIYSDDLGSTWHHGSFIRPMVTVECQVAEVTRKDGQTVLYCSARTPNRCRAEALSTDHGECFQRQVLSPQLCEPPHGCQGSVVSFRSPEISHRSQIPSGKGTPTIQKSPLLDSSLRLKEEAGQLAESWLLYSHPTSKKRRVNLGIYLNQNPLDTACWSQPWILHCGPCGYSDLAVLEEEGLLACLFECGIKRECEQIAFRLFTDREILSHMQGDYTSPDREPELIQD